The Streptomyces sp. NBC_00691 genome has a segment encoding these proteins:
- a CDS encoding MMPL family transporter, with protein sequence MATFLSALGRLAFRRKGVTLLLWLLVFVGMGVAASSAPAPPPDTFSMPGTESQEAFDLLTEKFPDAGVDGATARVVVRAPEGTKITTPSARTRVDRLVAELGTSSPQVVGVANPYTSPAVSISEDGTTAYLVVTYEVPAAAVDDAAHDALDAATEHARAAGLTVEAGGDAVKIEQAMGGTGEQIGVLVSAFVLVLTFGSMIAAGMPLITALIGVGIGISGITALGSTFGLSGTTSTLAMMIGLAVGIDYALFIVSRFRTERAEGRTPEEAAGRAVGTAGSAVVFAGLTVIVALAGLAVVDIPMLTKMGLAAAGTVAVAVLVAITLVPALLGLAPVKVMARKGRLRYAVKPLSDRQRRRAARHEAKLARRTKPNLGTRWARYVLRHPVVVLLVGVIGLGTVAVPAASLELGLPGEGQMSTRTTQRKAYDLLSESFGPGFNGPLTVTVQTLPTDSANARTAATAPDTAAATADEIGKVLARTPGVASVSPATADRTGDTALLTVVPTTGPTEKETEELVHALRDTADDLERTTAARILVTGQTALFIDFSQTLDDALLPYLALVVGLAFLLLMVVFRSVLVPLKAALGFLLSVAAALGAVVAVFQWGWLADVFGIDAPGPIMSTMPIFMIGVVFGLAMDYEVFLVSRMRESYAQGARPGEAVVDGFRHGGRVVGAAAVIMMSVFSGFIVEDNDFVKMIGFALAIAVLFDAFVVRMAIVPALFALLGRSAWWLPKWLDRVLPRVDVEGEKLTGAQTAPRSPRESTPVG encoded by the coding sequence GTGGCTACGTTCCTCTCCGCACTCGGCCGTCTCGCCTTCCGTCGTAAGGGGGTGACGCTGCTGCTCTGGCTGTTGGTCTTCGTCGGCATGGGCGTCGCCGCCTCGTCCGCGCCGGCGCCGCCCCCCGACACGTTCTCGATGCCGGGCACCGAGTCGCAGGAGGCCTTCGACCTGCTGACCGAGAAGTTCCCCGACGCGGGCGTCGACGGCGCCACCGCGCGGGTCGTCGTCCGCGCCCCCGAGGGGACGAAGATCACGACCCCCTCGGCGCGGACCCGCGTCGACCGTCTCGTCGCCGAGCTGGGGACGTCGTCCCCGCAGGTGGTGGGCGTCGCGAACCCGTACACGTCGCCCGCCGTCAGCATCAGCGAGGACGGGACGACCGCCTATCTGGTGGTGACGTACGAGGTCCCCGCGGCGGCGGTCGACGACGCGGCGCACGACGCCCTCGACGCGGCCACCGAGCACGCCCGCGCGGCGGGGCTCACCGTCGAGGCCGGCGGTGACGCCGTGAAGATCGAGCAGGCCATGGGCGGCACGGGCGAGCAGATCGGCGTCCTGGTCTCCGCGTTCGTCCTCGTCCTGACCTTCGGCTCGATGATCGCGGCCGGAATGCCGCTGATCACCGCACTGATCGGGGTCGGCATCGGCATCTCGGGCATCACCGCCCTCGGCTCCACCTTCGGCCTCTCCGGCACCACATCGACCCTCGCGATGATGATCGGCCTCGCGGTCGGCATCGACTACGCCCTGTTCATCGTGTCCCGTTTCCGCACCGAGCGGGCCGAGGGACGTACTCCCGAGGAGGCCGCGGGACGGGCGGTCGGCACCGCCGGCTCGGCCGTCGTCTTCGCCGGCCTCACCGTGATCGTCGCCCTCGCCGGGCTCGCCGTCGTCGACATCCCGATGCTCACCAAGATGGGCCTGGCCGCGGCCGGTACCGTCGCCGTCGCCGTACTCGTCGCGATCACGCTGGTCCCCGCCCTGCTCGGCCTCGCGCCGGTCAAGGTGATGGCCCGCAAGGGGCGTCTGCGGTACGCCGTGAAGCCGCTGTCGGACCGTCAGCGGCGCCGGGCCGCCCGGCACGAGGCGAAGCTCGCCCGGAGGACGAAGCCCAACCTGGGGACGCGCTGGGCCCGTTACGTCCTGCGCCACCCCGTGGTCGTCCTGCTCGTCGGCGTGATCGGCCTCGGCACCGTCGCCGTGCCGGCCGCGAGCCTGGAGCTCGGCCTGCCGGGCGAGGGCCAGATGTCGACGCGGACGACCCAGCGCAAGGCGTACGACCTGCTCTCGGAGTCCTTCGGGCCCGGCTTCAACGGCCCGCTGACGGTCACGGTACAGACCCTGCCCACCGACTCCGCGAACGCCAGGACCGCGGCCACTGCCCCTGACACGGCCGCGGCCACGGCCGATGAGATCGGCAAGGTCCTCGCGAGGACGCCCGGCGTGGCCTCGGTCTCGCCGGCCACCGCCGACAGGACGGGCGACACCGCCCTCCTCACCGTCGTGCCCACCACCGGGCCGACCGAGAAGGAGACGGAGGAGCTGGTCCACGCACTCCGCGACACCGCCGACGACCTGGAGCGGACCACCGCGGCACGGATCCTCGTGACCGGCCAGACGGCCCTGTTCATCGACTTCTCTCAGACCCTCGACGACGCGCTCCTGCCCTATCTGGCCCTGGTCGTGGGTCTCGCCTTCCTCCTCCTGATGGTGGTCTTCCGCTCGGTCCTGGTCCCGCTCAAGGCGGCCCTCGGGTTCCTGCTGTCGGTGGCGGCGGCGCTCGGCGCAGTCGTGGCGGTCTTCCAGTGGGGCTGGCTGGCCGACGTATTCGGCATCGACGCACCGGGCCCGATCATGAGCACGATGCCGATCTTCATGATCGGCGTGGTCTTCGGCCTCGCGATGGACTACGAGGTCTTCCTGGTCAGCCGGATGCGTGAGTCGTACGCCCAGGGTGCCCGCCCGGGCGAGGCGGTCGTCGACGGCTTCCGCCACGGCGGCCGGGTGGTCGGCGCGGCCGCGGTCATCATGATGAGCGTCTTCTCCGGCTTCATCGTGGAGGACAACGACTTCGTGAAGATGATCGGCTTCGCCCTCGCGATCGCGGTCCTCTTCGATGCCTTCGTGGTCCGGATGGCGATCGTGCCGGCGTTGTTCGCCCTGCTCGGCAGGTCCGCGTGGTGGCTGCCGAAGTGGCTGGACCGGGTCCTGCCCCGGGTGGACGTGGAGGGCGAGAAGCTCACCGGGGCGCAGACGGCGCCACGCTCACCGCGGGAGAGCACGCCGGTCGGCTGA
- a CDS encoding ATP-binding cassette domain-containing protein, which produces MSTTNRRTDTATAAAAAATTAPGTRSTAISATGLRKSYGDKVVLDGIDLRIPEGTIFALLGPNGAGKTTTVEILSTLITADGGEARIAGHDVKADADSVRTLIGVTGQFAAVDGLLTAEENLLLMADLYHLSRGEGRRRTAELLERFDLTEAARKNVATFSGGMRRKLDLAMTLVGRPRIIFLDEPTTGLDPRSRRDMWELIRDLVTEQGVTIFLTTQYLEEADHLADRIAVLDHGRLVAEGTAEELKRLIPGGHVRVRFADETHLATAAAVFGIATVDDEALTLQIPSDGSVTNLRAILDALDGTEARAESLTVHTPDLDDVFLTLTGKQNAPTVPAPSHATTPQKESTR; this is translated from the coding sequence ATGAGCACCACGAACCGCCGCACGGACACGGCAACCGCAGCCGCCGCAGCGGCCACCACAGCCCCCGGCACGCGCTCCACGGCGATCTCCGCGACCGGCCTGCGCAAGTCGTACGGCGACAAGGTGGTGCTGGACGGCATCGACCTGCGGATCCCCGAGGGCACGATCTTCGCCCTGCTCGGCCCCAACGGCGCGGGCAAGACGACGACGGTCGAGATCCTCTCCACCCTCATCACGGCCGACGGGGGCGAGGCCCGGATCGCGGGCCACGACGTGAAGGCCGACGCCGACTCGGTACGCACCCTGATCGGCGTCACCGGCCAGTTCGCCGCCGTCGACGGGCTGCTGACCGCAGAGGAGAACCTGCTCCTCATGGCCGACCTCTACCACCTGAGCCGCGGTGAGGGCCGGCGCCGTACCGCCGAACTCCTGGAGCGGTTCGACCTGACCGAGGCCGCCCGCAAGAACGTCGCCACCTTCTCCGGCGGCATGCGCCGCAAGCTCGACCTGGCGATGACACTGGTCGGCCGGCCGCGGATCATCTTCCTCGACGAGCCGACCACCGGCCTCGACCCGCGCAGCCGCCGCGACATGTGGGAGCTCATCAGGGACCTGGTCACGGAGCAGGGCGTGACGATCTTCCTCACCACGCAGTACCTGGAGGAGGCCGACCACCTCGCCGACCGCATCGCGGTGCTCGACCACGGCAGGCTCGTCGCCGAAGGCACGGCGGAGGAGCTGAAGCGGCTGATCCCGGGCGGCCACGTGCGCGTCCGGTTCGCCGACGAGACCCACCTCGCCACGGCGGCCGCGGTCTTCGGTATCGCCACCGTCGACGACGAGGCGCTCACGCTGCAGATCCCCAGCGACGGCTCGGTCACCAACCTCCGCGCCATCCTCGACGCCCTGGACGGCACCGAGGCTCGGGCCGAGTCGCTCACCGTGCACACCCCGGACCTCGACGACGTCTTCCTCACCCTCACCGGCAAGCAGAACGCCCCCACCGTCCCCGCCCCGTCCCACGCCACCACCCCGCAGAAGGAGTCGACCCGATGA
- a CDS encoding ABC transporter permease — protein sequence MSTATLSPAKPARSYALRDSLTMLRRNIKHMQRYPSMTISILVMPLLMLLLFVYVFGGALGAGIGAGGDRGDYINYLVPGIILMAATSGAVATAVSVCTDMTEGIVNRFRTMSISRGSILTGHVMGSVLQVATVLVLVTGVSLAIGFRPDASVVEWAAAAGLLLFLAFGMAWLSAAMGMGAKTVESASNAPLPLTFLPFLGSAVVPPESMPTALRWFAEYQPFTPINETLRGLLLGTDIGNAGWIALAWCTALAALGYFWSRAVFNREVTR from the coding sequence ATGAGCACCGCGACCCTCTCCCCGGCGAAGCCCGCCCGCTCGTACGCCCTGCGCGACTCCCTGACGATGCTGCGCCGCAACATCAAGCACATGCAGCGCTACCCGTCGATGACGATCTCGATCCTCGTCATGCCGCTCCTGATGCTGCTGCTCTTCGTGTACGTCTTCGGCGGCGCGCTCGGCGCCGGCATCGGGGCGGGCGGCGACCGCGGCGACTACATCAACTACCTGGTGCCCGGCATCATCCTGATGGCCGCGACCTCGGGGGCCGTGGCGACGGCCGTGTCGGTCTGCACCGATATGACCGAGGGCATCGTCAACCGCTTCCGCACGATGTCGATCTCCCGCGGCTCCATCCTCACGGGCCACGTCATGGGCAGCGTCCTCCAGGTCGCCACGGTCCTGGTCCTGGTCACCGGCGTCTCCCTGGCGATCGGCTTCCGGCCCGACGCCTCGGTCGTCGAGTGGGCGGCCGCCGCGGGCCTGCTCCTCTTCCTCGCCTTCGGCATGGCCTGGCTGTCCGCCGCGATGGGCATGGGCGCCAAGACGGTCGAGTCCGCGAGCAACGCCCCGCTGCCGCTGACCTTCCTGCCCTTCCTCGGCAGCGCGGTCGTCCCCCCGGAGTCCATGCCGACGGCCCTGCGCTGGTTCGCCGAGTACCAGCCCTTCACCCCGATCAACGAGACCCTCCGCGGCCTCCTGCTCGGCACGGACATCGGCAACGCCGGCTGGATCGCCCTGGCCTGGTGCACGGCCCTCGCCGCCCTCGGCTACTTCTGGTCCCGCGCGGTCTTCAACCGCGAGGTCACCCGCTGA
- a CDS encoding DNA sulfur modification protein DndB, which translates to MNTTASLKPVTTGLPADLREIRKGVMANGVIDCENLLAIVNDPQEVEDAAKRAQKAGQPISEYARTRADIQRQIGTASSKKAKNVGEYADYIAAGLRGDFDDAWSLPQITLWSPRPLIVSEEGTSALPIKDGLYVLDSETQVTAWHRIKNNPAAYGLQDCDFGAIPLSFEIFHGIGVMAARQIFHDRNLKGVPVDKSLAMSMDGRDFGTTVTRKLMESLHVPLGETTVPLSSLILTGKRQVSDKAPEWMTMSVLRTLIATAMLGKAGIHAASTNIEHEDIPADESGDRPDRAVVQREVMETVGAFLQENAELFHAKAAVTAPAVVAGLGATMNRTMSWSADPLPEGVTLERLLEGIEWEREAKYWGGIAAKVTDRGSVSWAGGARDSGHKVYDALNHPESGTGKQIRGRF; encoded by the coding sequence ATGAACACGACCGCGTCTCTGAAGCCGGTGACCACCGGACTGCCCGCCGACCTTCGGGAGATCCGCAAGGGGGTCATGGCGAACGGCGTCATCGACTGCGAGAACCTGCTGGCCATCGTGAACGACCCCCAGGAGGTCGAGGACGCCGCCAAGCGCGCCCAGAAGGCCGGGCAGCCGATCAGCGAATACGCCCGCACGCGCGCCGACATCCAGCGGCAGATCGGCACGGCGAGCAGCAAGAAGGCCAAGAACGTCGGCGAATACGCCGACTACATCGCGGCCGGACTGCGGGGGGACTTCGACGACGCATGGTCGCTGCCGCAGATCACCCTGTGGTCGCCGCGCCCGCTGATCGTCTCCGAGGAGGGCACCTCGGCCCTGCCGATCAAGGACGGCCTCTACGTCCTCGACAGCGAGACCCAGGTCACCGCCTGGCACCGGATCAAGAACAACCCGGCTGCCTACGGCCTGCAGGACTGCGACTTCGGTGCGATCCCGCTGTCGTTCGAGATCTTCCACGGCATCGGTGTCATGGCCGCACGCCAGATCTTCCACGACCGCAACCTGAAGGGCGTTCCGGTCGACAAGTCTCTGGCCATGTCCATGGACGGCCGCGACTTCGGCACCACCGTGACGCGCAAGCTGATGGAGTCGCTGCACGTGCCGCTCGGCGAGACCACGGTCCCGCTGTCCAGCCTCATCCTCACCGGCAAGCGCCAGGTGTCGGACAAGGCTCCGGAGTGGATGACGATGTCGGTCCTGCGGACCCTCATCGCGACGGCCATGCTCGGCAAGGCCGGTATCCACGCCGCGTCGACCAACATCGAGCACGAGGACATCCCCGCCGACGAGAGCGGCGACCGCCCGGACAGGGCCGTCGTCCAGCGCGAGGTCATGGAGACGGTGGGCGCCTTCCTGCAGGAAAACGCCGAGCTCTTCCACGCCAAGGCCGCCGTCACCGCCCCCGCCGTCGTGGCCGGCCTCGGCGCGACCATGAACCGCACCATGTCCTGGAGCGCCGACCCCCTTCCCGAGGGCGTCACGCTGGAGCGCCTGCTGGAGGGCATCGAGTGGGAGCGCGAGGCGAAGTACTGGGGCGGCATCGCGGCCAAGGTCACCGACCGGGGATCCGTGTCCTGGGCCGGCGGTGCCCGTGACTCCGGCCACAAGGTCTACGACGCGCTGAACCACCCGGAGAGCGGCACGGGTAAGCAGATCCGTGGACGGTTCTAG
- a CDS encoding MFS transporter — protein sequence MTTAEPTRADRADSAPDSGHADARADGPAVARPDARSDAGPHAEPDASSDSLPRIVLPAQRPAPASTAPAPAPRRKRRYTVLVATGLAAVTHILWFFFFANSGGDLAAQDAWAEFVGRHPDSAYNLAWYGGMHPVSYSVVSPYLMSMLGVRSTMMVAGTLSAGLTALILVRVRAVRNPLACSIAGVFAFLCNALSGRVTFGLGMMFAVGAVAAVFCWPHRWRHKRWAKAAVAAPLAGLATACSPVAGLFLGVAAAALFLNRRRPGAYALGLAPVAVVALSSWLFPFSGTQPMAFGSTALPLLFGVLTFFLVPKDWRTVRTAAAVYTIGTLLTWLIDSQIGSNISRLPMLFAGVVLLAALPYTAPRSRRWYALVLAFVGLNFWIGFKGVDDVIRTAPDASWARELAPLVNQLQVRDARKARVEVVPASSHRESSALSPYINLARGWNRQADMERNPLFYDDTLNSVNYEEWLHRWAVHYVVLPTGAPDSGAQQEAELVGEGLPYLEQVWSDENWRLYEVADPTPLADPPAEVESAEENEVVIRVETPGRVLIRVPYSPWLALVDENGGKIEPPQETEASKLAREESDTEIPKVFANEEGCLFKTEADVEGDEWTQLVAPKAGVYRLAAPYKLSRGTPCPEELR from the coding sequence GTGACCACCGCCGAGCCGACACGCGCCGACCGCGCGGACTCAGCCCCTGACTCCGGCCATGCCGACGCCCGGGCCGACGGCCCTGCCGTCGCCCGTCCCGATGCCCGTTCCGACGCCGGTCCGCACGCGGAACCCGACGCGTCCAGTGATTCGCTCCCGCGAATAGTGCTTCCGGCGCAGCGGCCCGCCCCGGCGTCCACCGCCCCGGCCCCGGCCCCGCGGCGGAAGCGCCGCTACACGGTCCTGGTGGCCACCGGCCTCGCGGCCGTCACCCACATCCTGTGGTTCTTCTTCTTCGCGAACAGCGGCGGCGACCTGGCGGCGCAGGACGCGTGGGCCGAGTTCGTCGGCCGGCACCCCGACTCGGCGTACAACCTGGCCTGGTACGGCGGGATGCACCCGGTGTCGTACAGCGTCGTGTCGCCGTACCTGATGTCGATGCTCGGTGTGCGCAGCACGATGATGGTCGCGGGGACGCTGTCGGCGGGGCTGACCGCGCTGATCCTGGTGCGGGTGCGGGCGGTCCGCAATCCGCTCGCGTGCTCGATCGCGGGTGTCTTCGCGTTCCTCTGCAACGCCCTGTCGGGCCGGGTGACGTTCGGTCTCGGCATGATGTTCGCGGTCGGCGCGGTCGCGGCGGTGTTCTGCTGGCCGCACCGCTGGCGCCACAAGCGCTGGGCGAAGGCCGCGGTGGCGGCGCCGCTCGCGGGTCTGGCGACGGCGTGCAGCCCGGTGGCGGGTCTGTTCCTGGGGGTCGCGGCGGCGGCGCTGTTCCTGAACCGCCGGCGGCCGGGCGCGTACGCGCTGGGTCTGGCCCCCGTGGCGGTCGTGGCCCTGTCCTCGTGGCTGTTCCCCTTCTCGGGCACCCAGCCGATGGCCTTCGGCTCGACGGCGCTGCCGCTGCTCTTCGGAGTGCTGACCTTCTTCCTCGTCCCGAAGGACTGGCGGACGGTGCGCACCGCGGCGGCGGTGTACACGATCGGCACCCTGCTGACCTGGCTGATCGACTCGCAGATCGGCTCGAACATCTCGCGGCTCCCGATGCTCTTCGCTGGCGTCGTGCTGCTGGCGGCCCTGCCGTACACGGCGCCGCGCTCCCGTCGCTGGTACGCGCTGGTCCTGGCCTTCGTCGGCCTGAACTTCTGGATCGGCTTCAAGGGCGTCGACGACGTGATCCGTACGGCCCCGGACGCCTCCTGGGCCCGCGAGCTCGCGCCGCTGGTCAACCAGCTCCAGGTGCGGGACGCGCGCAAGGCGCGGGTGGAGGTCGTACCGGCGTCGAGCCACCGCGAGTCCTCGGCGCTGAGCCCGTACATCAACCTGGCACGGGGCTGGAACCGTCAGGCGGACATGGAGCGCAACCCGCTCTTCTACGACGACACGCTGAACTCCGTGAACTACGAGGAGTGGCTGCACCGCTGGGCCGTCCACTACGTGGTGCTGCCGACCGGCGCGCCCGACTCGGGCGCGCAGCAGGAGGCGGAGCTGGTCGGCGAGGGCCTGCCGTACCTGGAGCAGGTCTGGTCGGACGAGAACTGGCGCCTGTACGAGGTCGCGGACCCGACGCCCCTGGCGGACCCTCCGGCGGAGGTGGAGAGCGCGGAGGAGAACGAGGTGGTGATCCGCGTCGAGACCCCCGGCCGGGTCCTGATCCGCGTCCCTTACTCGCCGTGGCTGGCCCTGGTGGACGAGAACGGCGGCAAGATCGAACCCCCGCAGGAGACGGAGGCGTCGAAGCTGGCCCGCGAGGAGTCGGACACCGAGATCCCGAAGGTCTTCGCCAACGAGGAGGGCTGTCTCTTCAAGACGGAGGCGGACGTGGAGGGCGACGAATGGACGCAACTGGTCGCCCCGAAGGCGGGCGTCTACCGCCTGGCGGCCCCGTACAAGCTCTCCCGGGGCACGCCGTGCCCGGAAGAACTCCGCTGA